The Drosophila willistoni isolate 14030-0811.24 unplaced genomic scaffold, UCI_dwil_1.1 Seg611, whole genome shotgun sequence genome contains a region encoding:
- the LOC124461735 gene encoding importin-4-like: protein MFETIMVNSDAQNTLASRTVANMFNGMGYLIPFLGEYPAGAELIVKLMPLILKTVQLNALNGDGAEFTLVFAIFDALAEYVPRAFHDTEAVAKLLLDASACEQIEKTIRLQCMSFISEFMRVSKTEILRQNMLLPIVRVLFELICKQPADSEDDELDGNSYAEGASHALDEIAMIVSGDQLLPLLFQLMEPAIQSTNNLTRRAAYNCMGTISEGCMEIICKQYLEVMLNVIKTGTQDPDLSVRGAAFFALGQFSENFQPDINKYSPEILTMLLEYLRQLIGDMKRGTVPITKHVDQFFYALEKCCESMDEMIDHHLPGVMDCLFKALNSPHTLTLRSYCLSALASVSGSGKLILPYFSQIVAVMQNYLVKDCDEEIGRLRIIAINTWSVYVRIVGDKLWRLIARNRWAIAY from the coding sequence ATGTTTGAGACCATCATGGTTAATTCCGATGCCCAGAACACTTTAGCCTCACGCACTGTGGCCAATATGTTTAACGGAATGGGATATCTGATTCCATTTCTAGGGGAATACCCAGCAGGTGCTGAGTTGATAGTCAAGTTGATGCCTCTGATATTGAAGACAGTACAATTAAATGCTCTTAATGGTGATGGCGCGGAATTTACCTTAGTCTTTGCTATATTCGATGCCCTTGCAGAGTATGTTCCGAGGGCCTTTCACGATACCGAAGCCGTGGCGAAATTACTTCTGGATGCGTCGGCGTGTGAGCAAATCGAGAAGACAATTCGACTTCAATGTATGTCATTCATTTCTGAGTTTATGCGTGTGAGTAAGACAGAAATTCTCAGACAGAATATGCTGCTGCCCATCGTAAGAGTTCTATTTGAATTGATATGCAAGCAACCGGCCGATAGCGAGGATGACGAACTGGATGGCAATAGTTATGCGGAGGGGGCCAGTCATGCCCTCGATGAGATAGCCATGATTGTGTCAGGTGACCAACTTTTGCCACTCTTGTTTCAGTTAATGGAGCCGGCTATCCAAAGTACGAACAATCTTACTCGTCGGGCAGCGTATAACTGCATGGGCACTATCTCTGAGGGTTGCATGGAGATCATATGCAAGCAATACTTGGAAGTAATGTTGAATGTCATCAAAACGGGCACACAGGATCCCGATTTGAGTGTGCGCGGTGCTGCTTTCTTTGCCCTGGGTCAGTTCTCGGAGAATTTTCAGCCTGATATCAACAAATATTCTCCAGAAATATTGACAATGCTTTTGGAATATCTTCGCCAGTTGATAGGGGATATGAAACGAGGAACGGTACCAATAACCAAACATGTGGATCAATTCTTTTATGCCTTGGAAAAGTGTTGCGAATCAATGGACGAGATGATTGACCATCACTTACCCGGGGTAATGGATTGCCTATTTAAAGCCTTGAATTCACCACACACGCTTACATTGAGGTCCTACTGCTTGTCTGCTCTTGCTTCTGTTTCTGGTTCGGGCAAGCTTATATTGCCGTATTTTTCTCAAATTGTCGCAGTGATGCAGAATTATTTGGTCAAGGACTGTGATGAGGAGATCGGTCGGCTACGTATTATAGCTATCAATACATGGTCAGTTTATGTTCGAATCGTGGGCGATAAGTTATGGCGCCTTATTGCAAGGAATCGATGGGCTATTGCCTACTGA